In Candidatus Methylomirabilota bacterium, the genomic stretch CCGAAGACGCCGCAGTAGTGCGCCGGGTTACGGATGGACGAGCCGATATCGCTGCCCGCCTCCAAGCCGGTGAGGCCCGCGGCGAGGGCGGCCGCGGAGCCGCCGGACGAGCCGCCCGGCGCGCGGCTCAGGTCCCAGGGATTGTTCGTGGTGCCGTAGATGGCGTTGTAGCTCTGATAGTCGGCGAGGTAGATCGGGACATTGGTCTTGCCGAAGAGCACCACGCCCGCGCCGAGGAGGCGATCCACGGCGAGGGCGTTGCGCGGGGGAACATGGTCCTTGAGCTCCGGCACGCCCCACGTCGTCGGCATGCCCACCACGTCATAGGATTCCTTGATCGTCATGGGCACGCCGTGGAGCGGCCCCCAGGGGGTCTTGCGCGCCAGCGCCCGGTCGGCCGCGCGGGCGCGCTTGCGGGCAGCCTCGAGGTCGGTCGCGATGATGGCATTGAGCGTCGGATTGTACTTCTCGACCCGGGCGAGATAGAGCTCGAGGAGCTCCGCGCAGCCTATCTTCTTGCGGCGTATCTGGGACGCGAGCTCACTGGCGGATTGAAATGGGGTGTCACGCATCACGCCTCCCGCGCTTCGAAGTGGCCTATCGGATTTCGCTCGCCTCGTGACTGGCGGGGCCCAGCCCACCGAAGTCCCTCAGCTCGCAATGCCGGGCATTGTAGCCTACTCGCGGGCCGCGGGGAGGGCGGCCCCCAGACTAGATTAGCTTCCCAATTCCGGGTAGGTCTGAGGGGAGAGCTGATCGGCGCCGCGCCCCGCCCAGTCGTACTTCGTCATGCGGGGCCACATGCGCTCACCCCCCGCCTGGAGCGCGGCCAGGATGGCGCCCTCGTCCGCGCCGAGCACCCGACCGCCCTCCACCACCACGCGGCCATTGACGTAGACACGGTCCACGTCCTCGTCGGTCGCGTTGTACACGATGTTCTTCACGGGGTCGCGGAGCGGCGTCATCCGCCACGAGCTGGCCTTCCACAGCACGAGGTCGGCCTTGGCGCCCGGCGCGATGCGGCCGAGATCCTCGCGGCCGAGCGCCCGCGCCCCCCCGAGGGTCGCCGCGTCGAAGGCATGCGCGGCCGTGGTGGCCTCCGTGTTCCGCTCTATCATCTTGGACACCACCGCCGCCCAGCGCATGGCCTCGATGACGCTCTGCGGATTGGTGTCGGTGCCGAGCGACATGTTGATCCCCGCCGCGCGGTAACGCGCGAAGGATTCCATGGCCACACCCCGCCGGGCGAAGACCCACACCGCGTGGGCCACCGAGCAGCCGGCCTCGGCCATGAGGCGGATATCGCCCTCGGGGTAGTTGGTCCACGACGAACCGCCGATGATGATGGCGTGACCGAGAATCGTGTTCGGGCCCAGCACCCCCAGCTCCCG encodes the following:
- a CDS encoding amidohydrolase family protein, giving the protein RAPHYGLRVYMGQAFRSGRWLTKDGKRVEWEWNEEQGRQGLERAIDFHARWDGAHGGLVSCFVAPSQIDTCTPSLLKDAKRFADEVKRPYQVHTSQSVVEFNEMVARHGQTPIAWMRELGVLGPNTILGHAIIIGGSSWTNYPEGDIRLMAEAGCSVAHAVWVFARRGVAMESFARYRAAGINMSLGTDTNPQSVIEAMRWAAVVSKMIERNTEATTAAHAFDAATLGGARALGREDLGRIAPGAKADLVLWKASSWRMTPLRDPVKNIVYNATDEDVDRVYVNGRVVVEGGRVLGADEGAILAALQAGGERMWPRMTKYDWAGRGADQLSPQTYPELGS